The Panicum virgatum strain AP13 chromosome 3N, P.virgatum_v5, whole genome shotgun sequence genome includes the window CACAGTCTGCTTTTTAACTTTATTTGTTACCCCTCTAGCAGGTAACCGAAGATGTCCACACTTTACAAATGAAACTTAACAATCTTGGAGTTAAACTTGAAGAGGTAAGGAACATATAGTGCCAAATATTTGAGTTTGATTGTTTGAATATTGAATCACTCAAGAGATTCCTTTTCTCAAATGCTACAATGTTGGATCATCCTCTTTTGTAGGCAGAAACTTTGATCCTAAATTTGATGGAAGAGACCAGAGGTACCATCCAAGAGCGGGATAAATTACGGAAAGAGATGGTAAAATTCTATTGCATTGATGGTATAAACCATCTTGCAGTAACTTTCTTACGTGTCCTTGTTCCATTGTTTGTGATAACTGAAGATTGAAAGAACAATTATAAGCTCTGGTGAAGGGCTACCATTCTTTTCATCCATATGTCCATTTTAGTCAAGTGAGGTCACCTGGCGCAGAACTCTGTTAAATACATCCATGGCATATAGTACCAAGTCTGCATGTGGTCTACCGGTCTTCCAGCTTACCATAGCTAAATCCCTATCAATGTGATTGGGTGTTTGCCTGTTTCCACCAGAGGAAGGCACATCTTATTCTAACGAAACTACCAAAACATGTGGTTCCACTGCTGACATCCTAATACTTTGGAATTGTGGTCCCAATTTACAAGCCCAAACAAATGGCTACTCCTGGCATGTTAAGTACTTAAGTTGTTAACATCTTGTTTTGTATTGAATGGTGATGGGTAGCATCTGGCTAAATTAGCAGACTACAAACCGTAGGGGTTATTGATACTCATATAGGTTGTGCTTGCATTTCTGTTAAATATATATCCTTTTTTCCTAATTTATAAATTTAAacatttcttttctatttccaaATATCCATATTATTAATATGCCTAACTATGCCTCCTCTAATAATTATCCCAAACTATGTATGCTTTTGAAGTGTCAGTGCGATAATTCACGACCATGAGCCCGTAAATGCAGATTGAAATTGCTTTTATTGTCCCTTACGATATCCAGTTACTTTCTCCTGCATATAGTTTGACAATTCGATTATGTAGCATGCTACAATAGCTTATCACTTGCTAAACATTGTACTGGTTTTGTTCCCAAGCGTATTTTTTTTCCTGGATTCATATCTAACGCTTTGCATCTCTTGAATAGGTATTCTTGAAAAGGGCGGGGGCTTCACAGGGTCAGTCCAGCACTGGTTTTCCCCTGCTTTTCGTCGTCTATATGGCAGTTGTTGGCATGTCGCTCGGTTACCTTCTGCACCTATGAACGGAGTATCAGAGATGAAGCGCCTGGGCCAGGCATCGCTGATCTTTCTTGGAGCGGCCGAGTTTCAGAGGTTGCTAGGGTACTTAATCAGAGAGAAACTACCGTCGCGTCATGACCGTCATATTAGTTGGTGGATTTCCATATACACCTCAGGGTGACAGTTACTGGACCGTATAGAAATAGAACAGCGTTATTTTACTCTGTATAGAACTCATAGTGTTCTCCGATCCGTTCTGAAATAGCACATGAACGCTGCTCAAGAGTCAAGATGATGGTATAGACACCCGTTGGTTCTTGTTTTCttgtaaaaaattttgaaagagaaagaaaactaCCAGAAGTTTGTGGAACCAGTCAAACAGTCATTTAAGATTTGGTGATCGGTGATGACCGGTTGCTGTTTATACTACTATATGGTCACGTTTGGTTTGCagctagtgaatagtgacagtttgaccgctaattacggtgtcaaacaaaatcagtttacaaaaccaactttagaaccccgcgctagtgaccctgaagaatctaatgaggcatttgacgcgCGAtcagagaatggttactgtagcatcactgtagcaaatcatcgattaattaccgtcgttagattcgtcgcaaaaaattacATCTATTCTTGAAAAgtatttgtaaatagacttcatttggtCTTTCATGCGGAGACTAGAATAGGCGCgcctaaccaaacaaggccatctTGGGGCTATGCGGCTGCTGTGGTAGTACAACCTTGCCATTGATTAAAAATGTCCTTCCAAAATCAGATGGCCTGTTGCCGGCCGCTCAATCAAGTACGAACGAAGGCCACCCACCAAACGACGAGTTGGTTGCTGGCAGCGGCCCCTAAACAAACTGCATTCCGGCGGCCGGCTAGCCGGCGGACGGAGTATCTGAGGGAGAAAATTTGGGGCCGCACGTCACGCAACGATGCGTTGATGCGCCTGCCAACCTCTTCTAGCTTGTCCATCGACCGTGACTCCCCAAACCTGTCGTGCCCACGCGTCAGGGTTGACTTTTCCACGCGTGAGGGCGAGCCGTTGCCATATGCATGCGGGCACGCACGTCGGCGCGGCTGCTTATAAAAGAGGCCGTCGTCCCACCACGGCGTCTCTTTGCCTCCGATCCTTCGAGCGCGCCCGACGACTCCTCTCCCCCGTCCGTTCCCTCTCCCTCCCACCGCTTTCTCTCCctaccgctcctcctcctccgtctcgccggcgtcgccagcgccggccgcggccatgGGTTGCGGTGGCTCCAAGGACGCCGTGGCCACCGGCAACACCACCGCCAGCGGTGCCGCCGGCAAGCTCCTCCGGAGGAAGTCCTCCGTCTCCACCGGCCCAAGCCACACGTCCTTCGGCAGCGCCGGCGTCGCCGTCAAGGACGTCGTGAaggagccggccgccggcgaggcggacAATGCGGCGGGCGTCGTCGAGGCGGCCTCCGCCGGGAGCCCGACGAGAAGAAAGGGAATGACGACTCCGTGAGGGagcgggccgccggcgaggcggacAAGGCGGCTGACATCGTGGTGATGTCCCTCGaggatcccgccgccgctgccaccgttGCGGAGGAGAAGGAACCCAAGAAGGAtgtcgccgtcgacgtcgcTGCCGCGGCTCCTGCTGTTTCGGCGGCGGCCCCCGTAGCGGAGCAAGCCGAGAAGGTGGTGGACGAGGAGCAGCTGCCGGAATCGACCATGGCCGAGGAGGCGCCGGTAAAGGCGGCGGGTAAGGTCGAGGAGGAGAAGGTAGAGAAGGCTGGGGAGAGCAAagccgaagaggaggaggagaaggcgacGTCTCCTGCTCCGGCCAAGGAGGATGGTGAGTAAAATCAGATTCTATCAATCTACACAACTAATCTCAATAACAAGCTGTTAATATTATTCGTGATTCTTGCCGATCGGCGATCACAATTCACGAGGATAACTAATTAAACTGATGCCAAGCGCTTGTTTTTGCAGGGGAACCATCAGCCGGGAAGCAGAACAACGCGGAGCCCGTGGAGGCCACACCGGTCGAGGAGCacaaggcggaggcggcggccaccgtCCCAGAGccgacggcggaggaggag containing:
- the LOC120664124 gene encoding uncharacterized protein LOC120664124 — encoded protein: MGCGGSKDAVATGNTTASGAAGKLLRRKSSVSTGPSHTSFGSAGVAVKDVVKEPAAGEADNAAGVVEAASAGSPTRRKGMTTP